The proteins below are encoded in one region of Canis lupus dingo isolate Sandy chromosome 30, ASM325472v2, whole genome shotgun sequence:
- the TNFAIP8L3 gene encoding tumor necrosis factor alpha-induced protein 8-like protein 3: MDSDSGEQSEGEPVTAAGPDVFSSKNLALQAQKKILSKIASKTMANMLIDDTSSEIFDELYKVTKEHTHNKKEAHKIMKDLIKVAVKIGILYRHNQFSQEEVVIVEKLRKKLNQTAMTIVSFYEVEYTFDRNVLSKLLHECKDLVHELVQRHLTPRTHGRINHVFNHFADVEFLSTLYSLDGDCRPNLKRICEGINKLLDEKVL, encoded by the coding sequence GTCCTGATGTTTTTAGTTCCAAGAACCTTGCTCTTCAAGCCCAGAAGAAGATCTTAAGCAAAATAGCCAGCAAAACCATGGCAAACATGTTGATTGATGACACCAGCAGCGAGATCTTTGATGAGCTCTACAAAGTCACCAAAGAGCACACCCACAACAAGAAGGAAGCCCACAAGATCATGAAAGACTTGATCAAGGTGGCAGTCAAAATTGGAATCCTCTACCGGCACAACCAGTTCAGCCAGGAGGAGGTTGTTATCGTGGAGAAGCTCAGGAAGAAGCTAAACCAGACCGCCATGACCATCGTCAGCTTCTATGAGGTGGAATACACCTTTGATAGGAACGTGCTGTCCAAGCTCCTGCATGAGTGCAAGGACCTGGTGCATGAACTGGTGCAGCGACACCTGACGCCTAGAACCCACGGGCGCATCAACCACGTCTTCAACCACTTTGCCGATGTGGAGTTCCTCTCCACCCTTTATAGTCTGGATGGAGACTGTAGGCCCAACCTCAAGAGGATTTGTGAAGGAATCAACAAATTGCTAGATGAGAAAGTCCTCTGA